The DNA window GTAAGTCCATAGTCACCTTGTACAATCACATAATCGCCAAGTGATGTGGATTCTTCTAACCATCCGATAACCTTCTTTATATAGGCCAACACAGAACAGTCGGATGGATCGCTGTTACTCCATATATCAGCTATTTCCTTTGGCATTAATACAAATTCATCTATATTCAGGTCTTTGCAGGCATTTTCTTTCTGTTCACCTGTCAGTTGATGATTTAACAGCACCGCCATCCTCACCCCTGCACCTCCATCTCATACACCCCGCTTCCAAACACCGTATTTTTCCCCACCCCTGTGATCTCCCCTGCCCTTAATAGCGGAAACAGGGTACCAGTTTCCCCCTCTATAGTTACTTCTCCGGTCAATCCGGAATAATCGAGCTTCTTCTTCTGCCTTGTACTGAAACGTGTCCGGTTTTCCACCCTCATGCTATCCTGTACTGTCAAGCCCTCAACCGGTTTCAGATAGATCATAGGATCGATATTTATGCTCTTATCAACACCGTAGAAAGCATTAAGATTGGTGATTCTTCTCAGGAGGCTGGTAAAGAAGGCTTTTTTGTCGAATCGAAGAAGTTCTTTTCCGTCCTTTTTTATTGTCAAAGGCGTGACAAATCTGAGCCTGATCTTTCCCTGTTTCGGTTCACCGGGGATCACTGTGACTCTTAATGGGGTTATTCCAGGTTCCACACTGGTGCTTTTTTCACTGTAGATAACCTTTCCATCCCAGAGAGCATCCTTTACAGTGAATTTAGTCCTGTTTTTCCCTATCCCTTTTGTCCCCAGCTTGTTAAGCGTGTAAATAAAATGAGGAATATATCTGTATGCCTCTCCGAAAAGTTTCAGATCTACTTTAAGAGAGGATTTTTCCTGTGATGCGACCATTGCGAAAGGGTGCGGCACAGCCCTGTATTTTGCCATCCTTACCGAATTGGGAGGAGGCGGGGTTTCAAAAAGAAAAGAGTAAGCACAGCTTTCTAAAAAGAGGCAGTTTTCACAGGTTTTCTTTCCTGTTACACATACCAGTGATCTAAGTGTATACCCGAATCCTCCACGGAAAGTGGCGCCATGGAAGGCAGAGACCGGGTTTTCGTTTTCCAGTATTAAATTGACGGATATAGTGGTCACCGGGATGACAAGGGGTTTAGAGAATGAACTGCAATTTTCCATTGCGATATTTCCGAAAACTATACCCTGAAAACGAGAGATTGGCGAAACTACTTATATAATCAAATAGTATTTGGTGAGGGGAATTGCCAGAGTTTTTTGGGTTACAAGGTATGTTTTTATAAATGCTAAACTCTGTTTTTTCCAGTAAAATAATTGATAAAGAGGGTAGTAACAGCGTAGTCCGATCCGGAAGTATGTGGGTATAAGAATTTACATTAATCCAAGCGATTGTTTTATTTTAGCAGCATATTGTTTTGTAATATCCTTAACAATGGGACTTTCCTCTATTCCGGTCAATATCCTGGTTTTAAGATCAGCAGTGAAATCACGATCCAAATGTGTCGCCGGGCACTTGAAAACCAGCCACTTATGGGCACTTCAAAACCAGCCACCTAAAAATAGTTAATCGGCCTCCTTTAATGAAGATTTTGCTATGACAACAAATGATACAACTTCCGTTACTACTGCATCTATAATCTTTATCAATAATATCAAGCAGTTCTTCTTTTGACAATAACTGTGTGTTATTGCAATTTAGGACACATTTTTTTGTTAATTCTTGAAAATCGGTATCCAGCCTGGTATCTGCTTTTATTCTTTTAATTACAGGCTGTTTTCGACAATATCACTATTATTACACATACAGGTCATTACTGCCGCAAAGAGTAAAACAGCCCGTACTTCATTGATTCTCATATTTCGCCCCCAACCCGAGATATCATCTTAACCTTTTCTAAAATACTTAAGTATGTAAGGACAAGAGCAATAATAAAGAAAATCGACCAAATTATCGTAATCTTAAAGGAGATTGCAGATGTGGAGGATGTCAGCAATTATGGGGAATATGTGGATGAGCTTGCTCTTTATATCGATTCTGCAGCCCCGATGGACTTAAAAAACAAGGTACTGGAAAGGCTTAAAACCGAGATAATCACCGGAGAAAACAAAATGTCATCATCAATCAAGGAATTTTTCAAAGAGGAAGGTCGCAGGGAAGGGAAAGAACTGGGGTTAGAGAAGGTCGTAACGAAAAAGGGATAGTACAAGTTGCTTTAAATCCACAGAAAAGATCTCTCTTTATACCGGCTTACCTGAAGAAAAGATAATCTCTCTTAATAATCGTTTACAAAAGATAATGGTTAGAAAAACGACTTTTTTACAATTACGAGCACAAGAACGAAGTGAAAATCCGGTATATAATTATCGTTTCTTCTTCCACCAGTAAAGATTAAGGAGCCAGCTAACCCTGCCCGACTTGTAACTGTTTCCCGTCTGGCACTACACTATGTCAACACAGAGGGGGTGGCGGAAGACCGCAGTCTTCTGCGGGCTGAAGCCAGGAGGGAGACTTCCCCCGCTTTATCTCTTAAATACATATTGGCCTTTATAAATGATGCTTATACGGTAATAATTCTCTTTATAGTGGATTAATACCGCACCTGAGAATTGATAAAAGGAGCTAACACATTCATTTTCAGGGAAGTAATTCGTCATCAAAAACTACAGAGTAGACTGTGCGTTCTCTTGTCGTACTTTCGTACACTCGTACTGTCGTACACTCGTATCACAGTCCCTTCATCAACAACTCATCCCTCTTCTTCTTTATCTCCCTCTCCATGTCAAGCGACACCGATGAGAGCCGATAGTCGAAACGCTTGTCAGGAGCGGAGAGATTAAGAGAGAAGACAACCCTGGTCTTCGGGAAGTCCCATCGGGCATAGGATGAGGAAACTATGTGGGTGTAGTAGTCGTAAGGATGATACCTGAGGTTCCATCTCTCCTGCTTTACATACCTGTCCAGCTTTACAAACATCAGTCTGGGATCGAGTCCCTTGAAAACCGGCTCCTTTTTGCCGTACTTTTTCTGAAGAAGATCGTAGATGTCATTTATAAATGATATGGTGCTGTTCCGGATCGCATAGTAATATTCGTTTACACTCCTGAAAACGTTGTAATTAAAATCATAATTCTTTAACCTGTTAAAATTAAAAGTCACTGTGGTCTGGAATAGTTTTCCATCATAGAAATAGTACCTCGTGCTTGCATCGTAGCCCGCTATCCTTGAGTTTGCCCTGTAAACAGTCACATTGAGCCCCTCAGGGAACTCATTTCCAAGCGGATCCTGCTGCCATCCCTGGGCATTGACCGCGTTTCGCACAGTCTCCGGTGATGCGCCCCAGTCAAGGTTGTCTATGCCGGACGGGCTCTGAGCGAAAGATACAGTGAAAAGGACAAGAAGTATTATCGGTAAATAACGCATTTTATTCTATCACTCCTTTTATTCTCGCCTCCGTGACCTCCAGCATCCCTCCGCCTATAAGAGGCGCGGTCTGGATAATTATATCACTGAATTCCACCTCTCCCCCGCTGACAAGATTCATCTTATTGACAACCATCTCTACCTTGCTCTGCTTGTCATTTCTGGAGATATTATATGTGGTATTGGTACTCAGATATCTTGCCATGTGAAACAGTACCCGTCCGTTTGTCAGGAAAGTATCATTTTCTGTCGAATCAGTTTTGGGGAAGATATCTATACGAATAAGATCCCCGTCCCTTACCTTGTTCTTTTCCCAGAACTCGTTGGAGAAAAAAAACATCCGTAAAGTATCCTCCACCATCATGCAACTGTTCCTCCACTGCGAATTTCCTCCCAGACTGTCGTATGCCCCGTTAATAAGCCCTGTAAACACAACAGGAGGAGAATAGTCATCGACTGTGACAGGGTCCTCCACACAGCAGAGAAAAAAAGCGGTAATGCAGAGGAATCTCTTACAGAGAGAGGGAAATTCAACAAACAGTTTCATGATTTCCATTATAACATATATTCATTGTGTAGTGCGGTAAATTTAACACCCTATACTTGAAACCATAAATGCCTGTTTTCCGCCTCGGGGTCGGCATCGAATTCCAGTAGTTTAAGAATCAGACAAACATATAAGATAGAAAGCCAGAGATGAAAGTCCGGGATGATGTCGGACGCGAAACAATGAATCGGCGCTGAAAGCGGTTGAGATTTTGATTCGATTCCGATACCGATTCCGAGTTATTAAACTAACAAGTTAGTTTAAGCGAAACAAAACACTTGATACTTCCCATTCCCTTTTCCATATTCTGATCACCCTTCCGATCGTACACTTTTTAAAGCGAGGTACTCATGGGTCTATCCAGGGATGAAATAATCGATC is part of the Fibrobacter sp. genome and encodes:
- a CDS encoding CRISPR system precrRNA processing endoribonuclease RAMP protein Cas6; this translates as MENCSSFSKPLVIPVTTISVNLILENENPVSAFHGATFRGGFGYTLRSLVCVTGKKTCENCLFLESCAYSFLFETPPPPNSVRMAKYRAVPHPFAMVASQEKSSLKVDLKLFGEAYRYIPHFIYTLNKLGTKGIGKNRTKFTVKDALWDGKVIYSEKSTSVEPGITPLRVTVIPGEPKQGKIRLRFVTPLTIKKDGKELLRFDKKAFFTSLLRRITNLNAFYGVDKSINIDPMIYLKPVEGLTVQDSMRVENRTRFSTRQKKKLDYSGLTGEVTIEGETGTLFPLLRAGEITGVGKNTVFGSGVYEMEVQG